The nucleotide window TATTTCCCGACGCAAAAGCGCTCGAAGATGCGAGAAACGATGTCCTCCCGAACCGTTTTGCCGGTAACCTCGCCGAGTGCCGACATCGCCGACTCAATGTCCGTCAAAACGGCGTCGGGTGTCACACCTGCTTGGAGCGCCGCCGCCGCGCGTGCGATATCCTCCCGCGCTCGCGCGATGGCACCGGCCTGCCGGGCGTTTGTGAGGATTTCGCCGCCGGGCACGCCGTCGGTGCCGGTAAACAGTCGCCCAAGCACCGTGCCGAGTTCCGGGAGTCCCTCCCCCGTCACCGCAGAGACTTCAACGATATTCTGAAAGCGTGTTTTTAAAAGCGTTTTATCGAGCTTTTGAGCAAGGTCGCTTTTACTCACAACAGCGACGGCATTTTTTGCTTGGGCGGCGATGTCCAAAACGCGCCGGTCGTCGTCCGTCAGATCCATGCTGCCGTCAAAAACGGCGAGGATGAGTGCGGCTGTTTCCGCCGCGCCAAGCGCCCGGTCGACACCGAGCGACTCAATAGCGTCCTGCGTGCGCCTGATACCGGCCGTGTCAACAAGGCGCAGAACGACGCCGCCGAAGCGGAGCTTTTCCTCAATTGTATCGCGCGTTGTTCCGGCGTGTGGGGTGACAATGGCCCTTTCGTATCCGGCCAGCGCGTTCAAAAGCGAGGATTTTCCCACGTTTGGCCGCCCGACGAGGGCCGTTTTCACCCCGTCTTTTAAAATCCGGCCGCGTTCATATGTTTTCAGAAGTATTTCGAGCGCGAGGGCGACGCCATCCAACACAGCAAGGCAGTCTTCCGTTTTGAAATCCTCAAGCGCTTCGTCGGGATAGTCGATAACGGCAAAAAAATGGGCGGAGATGTCAACAAGCGCATTATAGGCCGT belongs to Oscillospiraceae bacterium CM and includes:
- the mnmE gene encoding tRNA uridine-5-carboxymethylaminomethyl(34) synthesis GTPase MnmE, translating into MADTIAALATGIGRAGVGIIRLSGPNAIAAADRIFRSKSGIKMSDAEDRKLLYGAIVDETGAPLDYGLCAVSHAPNSYTGENTAELHCHGAPVVLAAVLDELIRVGARPAEPGAFTQRAFLNGRLDLTQAEAVIDLIDAETEQAAKNAAGQLGGAIAQKIHTAYNALVDISAHFFAVIDYPDEALEDFKTEDCLAVLDGVALALEILLKTYERGRILKDGVKTALVGRPNVGKSSLLNALAGYERAIVTPHAGTTRDTIEEKLRFGGVVLRLVDTAGIRRTQDAIESLGVDRALGAAETAALILAVFDGSMDLTDDDRRVLDIAAQAKNAVAVVSKSDLAQKLDKTLLKTRFQNIVEVSAVTGEGLPELGTVLGRLFTGTDGVPGGEILTNARQAGAIARAREDIARAAAALQAGVTPDAVLTDIESAMSALGEVTGKTVREDIVSRIFERFCVGK